The Lytechinus pictus isolate F3 Inbred chromosome 10, Lp3.0, whole genome shotgun sequence genome includes a window with the following:
- the LOC129270068 gene encoding zinc finger protein 678-like isoform X1 has protein sequence MTSGLEVSQPMFMQRPQGIKIEIKEESDDEDEYNKSRESLYSMLKDQHDNHQNKNEIHEEILQPQYTIKLEIVSDDDDNAIDDAYHIRGVQMSDPLESKGFQRDIQTLTNPTSGNQGNQSGDVNTQSCDQKTKYILTEVASGGDQTTKPSGDLNTQSCDPKTEHTLIEVASGGDQTRKQSGDLNTQSCDRQTEDTLTEVALGSNQSQQQVGGTDGKIQSLPDSGIYRREHSGSPYAIPLILARHLEYKYGINGIYMPADAPEEHILKFTNEEIQEPSNNEYKVEELYACDQHNEELNQVSQEGPLTRHKQVHTGEKPCVCNQFGKAFNREHTLTTHKRIHTGEKPYVCDHCYKKFSNRGNLKKHRRIHTDEKAYVCDQCGKAFHQKQTLTTHKRIHTGEKPFVCDQCGKAFSQKQTLIRHKRIHTGEKPFICDQCGKAFNKKQTLTIHKRLHTGERPFVCDQCGKAFNKKQALTRHKQIHTGEKPYVCDHCYKVFSNRGNLKKHRRIHTDEKAYVCDQCGKAFHQKQTLTTHKRIHTGEKPFVCDQCGKAFSQKQTLIRHKRIHTGEKPFVCDQCGKAFKKKQTLTTHKQIHTGEKLYVCDQCDKAFNQSSHLTTHKKVHTSEKPFACDQCFKSFCVRSNLKKHRLIHTGEKPYVCDQCGKAFNRNHCLKIHKFIHTGEKPYACDQCGQAFNRNHHLKRHKVIHTGEKPDA, from the exons ATGACTTCTG GATTGGAGGTCAGTCAACCAATGTTCATGCAACGTCCCCAAGGAATAAAGATAGAGATCAAAGAGGaaagtgatgatgaggatgagtaCAACAAGTCAAGAG aATCACTCTATTCAATGTTGAAGGATCAGCATGACAACCATCAAAACAAGAATGAGATACATGAAGAGATCTTACAACCT cAGTATACTATTAAATTGGAGATTGtctctgatgatgatgacaatgcaATTGATGATGCGTATCATATCAGAGGAGTGCAAATGAGTGATCCCCTTGAATCAAAAGGCTTTCAAAGAGACATCCAAACACTAACTAATCCAACATCAGGTAATCAGGGGAATCAGTCAGGTGATGTCAACACTCAGTCATGTGATCAGAagacaaaatacattttgacaGAAGTAGCTTCAGGAGGCGACCAGACTACCAAGCCATCGGGTGATCTCAACACTCAGTCATGTGATCCGAAGACAGAACACACTTTGATAGAAGTAGCTTCAGGAGGCGACCAGACTCGCAAGCAATCAGGTGATCTCAACACTCAGTCATGTGATCGGCAGACAGAGGACACTTTGACAGAAGTAGCTCTAGGAAGCAACCAGAGTCAACAGCAAGTTGGAGGAACTGATGGAAAGATTCAATCTCTCCCAG ATTCTGGAATCTATAGACGTGAGCACAGTGGATCACCATATGCTATTCCTCTCATCTTAGCAAGGCATCTCGAGTACAAATATGGAATAAATGGAATCTACATGCCAGCAGATGCACCAGAAGAACATATTCTGAAGTTCACTAATGAAGAAATACAGGAACCTTctaataatgaatataaagtTGAGGAGCTGTATGCTTGTGATCAGCATAATGAGGAACTCAATCAAGTTAGTCAAGAAGGGCCTCTCACAAGACATAAACAAGTCCATACAGGGGAGAAGCCGTGTGTATGCAATCaatttggtaaggcatttaatcgaGAACACACTCTCACAACACATAAAcgaatccatacaggtgagaaaccCTACGTATGTGATCATTGTTATAAGAAATTTAGTAATAGAGGTAATCTAAAGAAGCACAGACGAATACATACAGATGAGAAGGCCTATGTttgtgatcagtgtggtaaggcatttcaTCAAAAACAGACTCTCACAACACATAAGAGAATCCATACAGGGGAGAAGCCGTTTGtatgtgatcagtgtggtaaggcatttagtcAAAAACAGACTCTCATAAGACATAAACGAATCCATACTGGGGAGAAGCCGTTTAtatgtgatcagtgtggtaaggcatttaataAAAAACAGACTCTCACAATACATAAACGACTACATACAGGGGAGAGGCCATTTGtatgtgatcagtgtggtaaggcatttaataAAAAACAGGCTCTCACAAGACATAAACaaatccatacaggtgagaaaccctatgtatgtgatcatTGTTATAAGGTATTTAGTAATAGAGGTAATCTAAAGAAGCACAGACGAATACATACAGATGAGAAGGCCTATGTttgtgatcagtgtggtaaggcatttcaTCAAAAACAGACTCTCACAACACATAAGAGAATCCATACAGGGGAGAAGCCGTTTGtatgtgatcagtgtggtaaggcatttagtcAAAAACAGACTCTCATAAGACATAAACGAATCCATACTGGGGAGAAGCCATTTGTttgtgatcagtgtggtaaggcatttaaaaaaaaacagactcTCACAACACATAAACaaatccatacaggtgagaaactctatgtatgtgatcaatgtgaTAAGGCATTTAATCAATCTAGTCATCTCACAACACACAAAAAGGTTCATACAAGTGAGAAACCCTTTGCATGTGATCAATGTTTTAAGTCATTTTGTGTTAGAAGTAATCTAAAGAAGCACAGACTAATACATACGGGTGAGAagccctatgtatgtgatcaatgtggtaaagCATTTAATCGTAATCATTGTctgaaaatacataaatttatcCATACGGGTGAGAAACCCTATGCGTGTGATCAGTGTGGACAAGCATTTAATCGTAATCATCATCTGAAAAGACATAAAGTTATCCATACGGGTGAGAAACCCGATGCATAG
- the LOC129270068 gene encoding zinc finger protein 678-like isoform X2 — MTSGLEVSQPMFMQRPQGIKIEIKEESDDEDEYNKSRESLYSMLKDQHDNHQNKNEIHEEILQPYTIKLEIVSDDDDNAIDDAYHIRGVQMSDPLESKGFQRDIQTLTNPTSGNQGNQSGDVNTQSCDQKTKYILTEVASGGDQTTKPSGDLNTQSCDPKTEHTLIEVASGGDQTRKQSGDLNTQSCDRQTEDTLTEVALGSNQSQQQVGGTDGKIQSLPDSGIYRREHSGSPYAIPLILARHLEYKYGINGIYMPADAPEEHILKFTNEEIQEPSNNEYKVEELYACDQHNEELNQVSQEGPLTRHKQVHTGEKPCVCNQFGKAFNREHTLTTHKRIHTGEKPYVCDHCYKKFSNRGNLKKHRRIHTDEKAYVCDQCGKAFHQKQTLTTHKRIHTGEKPFVCDQCGKAFSQKQTLIRHKRIHTGEKPFICDQCGKAFNKKQTLTIHKRLHTGERPFVCDQCGKAFNKKQALTRHKQIHTGEKPYVCDHCYKVFSNRGNLKKHRRIHTDEKAYVCDQCGKAFHQKQTLTTHKRIHTGEKPFVCDQCGKAFSQKQTLIRHKRIHTGEKPFVCDQCGKAFKKKQTLTTHKQIHTGEKLYVCDQCDKAFNQSSHLTTHKKVHTSEKPFACDQCFKSFCVRSNLKKHRLIHTGEKPYVCDQCGKAFNRNHCLKIHKFIHTGEKPYACDQCGQAFNRNHHLKRHKVIHTGEKPDA; from the exons ATGACTTCTG GATTGGAGGTCAGTCAACCAATGTTCATGCAACGTCCCCAAGGAATAAAGATAGAGATCAAAGAGGaaagtgatgatgaggatgagtaCAACAAGTCAAGAG aATCACTCTATTCAATGTTGAAGGATCAGCATGACAACCATCAAAACAAGAATGAGATACATGAAGAGATCTTACAACCT TATACTATTAAATTGGAGATTGtctctgatgatgatgacaatgcaATTGATGATGCGTATCATATCAGAGGAGTGCAAATGAGTGATCCCCTTGAATCAAAAGGCTTTCAAAGAGACATCCAAACACTAACTAATCCAACATCAGGTAATCAGGGGAATCAGTCAGGTGATGTCAACACTCAGTCATGTGATCAGAagacaaaatacattttgacaGAAGTAGCTTCAGGAGGCGACCAGACTACCAAGCCATCGGGTGATCTCAACACTCAGTCATGTGATCCGAAGACAGAACACACTTTGATAGAAGTAGCTTCAGGAGGCGACCAGACTCGCAAGCAATCAGGTGATCTCAACACTCAGTCATGTGATCGGCAGACAGAGGACACTTTGACAGAAGTAGCTCTAGGAAGCAACCAGAGTCAACAGCAAGTTGGAGGAACTGATGGAAAGATTCAATCTCTCCCAG ATTCTGGAATCTATAGACGTGAGCACAGTGGATCACCATATGCTATTCCTCTCATCTTAGCAAGGCATCTCGAGTACAAATATGGAATAAATGGAATCTACATGCCAGCAGATGCACCAGAAGAACATATTCTGAAGTTCACTAATGAAGAAATACAGGAACCTTctaataatgaatataaagtTGAGGAGCTGTATGCTTGTGATCAGCATAATGAGGAACTCAATCAAGTTAGTCAAGAAGGGCCTCTCACAAGACATAAACAAGTCCATACAGGGGAGAAGCCGTGTGTATGCAATCaatttggtaaggcatttaatcgaGAACACACTCTCACAACACATAAAcgaatccatacaggtgagaaaccCTACGTATGTGATCATTGTTATAAGAAATTTAGTAATAGAGGTAATCTAAAGAAGCACAGACGAATACATACAGATGAGAAGGCCTATGTttgtgatcagtgtggtaaggcatttcaTCAAAAACAGACTCTCACAACACATAAGAGAATCCATACAGGGGAGAAGCCGTTTGtatgtgatcagtgtggtaaggcatttagtcAAAAACAGACTCTCATAAGACATAAACGAATCCATACTGGGGAGAAGCCGTTTAtatgtgatcagtgtggtaaggcatttaataAAAAACAGACTCTCACAATACATAAACGACTACATACAGGGGAGAGGCCATTTGtatgtgatcagtgtggtaaggcatttaataAAAAACAGGCTCTCACAAGACATAAACaaatccatacaggtgagaaaccctatgtatgtgatcatTGTTATAAGGTATTTAGTAATAGAGGTAATCTAAAGAAGCACAGACGAATACATACAGATGAGAAGGCCTATGTttgtgatcagtgtggtaaggcatttcaTCAAAAACAGACTCTCACAACACATAAGAGAATCCATACAGGGGAGAAGCCGTTTGtatgtgatcagtgtggtaaggcatttagtcAAAAACAGACTCTCATAAGACATAAACGAATCCATACTGGGGAGAAGCCATTTGTttgtgatcagtgtggtaaggcatttaaaaaaaaacagactcTCACAACACATAAACaaatccatacaggtgagaaactctatgtatgtgatcaatgtgaTAAGGCATTTAATCAATCTAGTCATCTCACAACACACAAAAAGGTTCATACAAGTGAGAAACCCTTTGCATGTGATCAATGTTTTAAGTCATTTTGTGTTAGAAGTAATCTAAAGAAGCACAGACTAATACATACGGGTGAGAagccctatgtatgtgatcaatgtggtaaagCATTTAATCGTAATCATTGTctgaaaatacataaatttatcCATACGGGTGAGAAACCCTATGCGTGTGATCAGTGTGGACAAGCATTTAATCGTAATCATCATCTGAAAAGACATAAAGTTATCCATACGGGTGAGAAACCCGATGCATAG
- the LOC129269424 gene encoding histone H3.3A, which yields MARTKQTARKSTGGKAPRKQLATKAARKSAPSTGGVKKPHRYRPGTVALREIRRYQKSTELLIRKLPFQRLVREIAQDFKTELRFQSAAIGALQEASEAYLVGLFEDTNLCAIHAKRVTIMPKDIQLARRIRGERA from the coding sequence ATGGCTCGTACCAAGCAGACTGCCCGTAAATCTACCGGAGGAAAGGCTCCACGTAAGCAGCTTGCCACCAAAGCAGCTCGCAAGTCAGCTCCATCGACTGGTGGAGTCAAGAAGCCCCATCGTTACAGGCCTGGAACCGTCGCTCTCCGTGAGATCCGTCGTTACCAGAAGAGCACTGAGCTTCTCATCCGCAAGCTCCCCTTTCAGCGTCTGGTCCgtgagattgcccaggacttcaagaCCGAGCTTCGCTTTCAAAGCGCAGCCATTGGAGCCCTTCAGGAGGCCAGCGAAGCTTACTTGGTCGGTCTCTTCGAggacaccaacctgtgcgccatccacgCCAAGCGTGTTACCATCATGCCCAAGGATATCCAGCTTGCCCGCCGCATCCGTGGAGAGAGGGCTTAG